A single genomic interval of Oreochromis aureus strain Israel breed Guangdong linkage group 12, ZZ_aureus, whole genome shotgun sequence harbors:
- the LOC116311042 gene encoding E3 ubiquitin-protein ligase KCMF1-like encodes MHRTVTQQEAEGEGGGSEPDRILHEGRGQGEPASPGFSSLHSYYFALQGEGAQARGCARMSRHEGVSCDACLKGNFRGRRYKCLICYDYDLCASCYESGATTTRHTTEHPMQCILTRVDFDLYYGGEAFSVEQPQAFTCPYCGRMGYTEMSLQEHVAAEHTETSTEVICPICAALPGGDPNHVTDDFAAHLTLEHRAPRDLDESSGVRHVRRMFHPGRGLGGPRARRSNMHFTSSTTGGLSTSQSSSQSSNYSREAMDPIAELLSQLSGVRRSAGGQLSSGPSASQLQQLQMQLQLERQQAQAARQQLETARNATRGGGRANAILNTNSAAANPNPSANHNTNPSPNPGPPEPNTQHTAHSSQFLLSRLSEPRLSEAERQACEAQWADRSLFVTELLLSTLLPDEDASASSSEDEDDCHGSLRNFADFEAMGCVEVMTLDVALENLNLKETTPATKTTKTTTKTAPTKKEPPPPPL; translated from the exons ATGCACCGGACAGTGACACAGCAGGAGgcggagggagagggagggggcaGCGAGCCAGACCGGATCCTTCATGAGGGAAGAGGCCAGGGAGAGCCAGCCAGCCCCGGCTTCTCTTCTCTTCACTCATATTATTTTGCATTGCAAGGCGAGGGAGCCCAAGCAAGGGGCTGCGCTAGGATGTCCCGTCATGAAG GTGTGAGCTGTGATGCATGTTTAAAGGGCAACTTCAGAGGACGACGTTACAAATGTTTAATTTGCTACGACTATGATCTTTGCGCATCGTGCTACGAGAGCGGTGCAACTACAACCAGACACACGACAGAGCATCCCATGCAGTGTATATTAACCCGTGTTGACTTTG ACTTGTACTATGGTGGTGAAGCCTTCTCGGTGGAGCAGCCCCAAGCCTTCACATGTCCCTACTGTGGCAGAATGGGCTACACAGAGATGTCCCTACAGGAGCATGTGGCTGCAGAGCATACAGAGACCTCCACAGAAGTG aTCTGCCCCATATGTGCAGCGCTTCCTGGTGGTGACCCAAATCATGTGACAGATGACTTTGCTGCTCATCTAACACTTGAACACAGAGCACCCAGAGACTTG GATGAGTCCAGTGGCGTGCGGCATGTGAGGAGGATGTTTCACCCCGGGCGCGGGTTAGGGGGCCCGCGAGCCCGCAGGTCTAACATGCATTTCACCAGCAGCACCACAGGGGGGCTTTCCACCAGTCAGAGTTCCTCACAGAGCTCCAACTACAGCAGAGAGGCCATGGACCCCATAGCAG AGCTTCTGTCTCAGTTGTCGGGGGTGCGGCGGTCTGCAGGAGGTCAGCTCAGCTCGGGCCCGTCTGCCTCCCAGCTCCAGCAGCTTCAGATGCAACTCCAGCTGGAACGCCAGCAGGCCCAGGCAGCACGTCAACAGCTGGAGACTGCCCGAAATGCCACCAGAGGTGGCGGCCGAGCCAATGCAATTCTAAATACCAATTCAGCCGCTGCAAACCCCAACCCAAGCGCCAACCATAATACCAACCCAAGCCCTAACCCGGGCCCACCCGAGCCCAACACACAGCATACTGCACATAGCTCCCAGTTTCTACTCAGCAG gctGAGCGAACCACGGCTGTCTGAGGCAGAGCGGCAGGCGTGCGAGGCCCAGTGGGCCGACAGGAGCCTGTTTGTGACGGAGCTGCTGCTGTCCACACTGTTACCAGACGAGGACGCCTCAGCCTCCTCCTCCGAGGACGAGGATGACTGTCACGGTTCGTTGCGGAATTTCGCTGACTTCGAGGCCATGGGTTGTGTTGAGGTCATGACCTTAGACGTGGCACTGGAGAACCTCAACCTGAAGGAGACGACCCCAGCTACCAAGACGACGAAGACGACAACTAAAACGGCACCAACGAAGAAAGAACCTCCTCCGCCGCCTCTTTGA